A segment of the Streptomyces sp. P9-A2 genome:
GACTCCTGGAGGTCGGCGTTGACCGCCGAGATCCGCTCCCGGGCCAGTTCGTACGCCTTCACGCTGGCCCGGCGGAAGAAGTACGTGGCGATGATCAGCGGGGGCAGCGTGGTGAAGACGATCAGGGCGAGCTGTACGTCGATCACCAGCAGGACGCCCATGATGCCGAAGAAGGTGACCACCGAGACGAACGCGGTGACCAGGCCCGTCTGCAGGAACGTCGACAGCGCGTCCACGTCGGTGGTCATCCGGGTCATGATCCGGCCGGTCAGCTCGCGCTCGTAGTAGTCGAGGCCGAGCCGCTGGAGCTGGGCGAAGATCTTCAGCCGCAGTGAGTACAGCACGCGTTCGCCGGTGCGTCCGGTCATCCGGATCTCACCGGTCTGCGCCGCCCACTGCACGGTCACCGCGAGCAGGCCGAGCAGCGCGGACGCCCAGACGGCGCCGAGGGCGGCCTGGGTGACGCCGGCGTCGATGCCGTGCCGGATCAGCACCGGCAGCAGCAGGCCCGCGCCGGCGTCCACGGCGACGAGCGCGAGGCTGATGAGCAGGGGCGTGCGGAAGCCGCGCAGGAGGCGGCGCAGTCCGTAGGATTCCTCCGGCTGCACGGCCCGGCGCTCGTCGATGTCGGGGACGTCGTCGGCCGGGGGCAGCGCCTCGACCTGGGCGAGCAGTTCGGGGGTGGCCGGGCTGCCGGCCAGGGCGGTGTCCTTGGGCTCGCGGTCGCCGGTCCACAGGCGGGGGGTGACTTCGCGCTCGGCGTCGAACTCGGCGTCCAGCTCCGCGCGGACCGTGGTGTCGGCGGTGTCGTCCTGGCGGAGGGCGGCGGCCGGGTGGTGGCCCGGGGAGACGCCGCCCAGTTCGTCGGGGTCGGTGAGCAGCCGGCGGTAGAGGGCGGAGCGCCGCTGGAGCTCGTCGTGGGTGCCGATGTCGGCGAGCCGGCCGCCGTCGAGGACGGCGATGCGGTCGGCGAGGTTGAGGGTGGAGCGGCGGTGCGCGATCAGCAGGGTGGTGCGACCGCGCATGACCTCGGCCAGCGCCTCGTGGATCTCGTGCTCGACGCGGGCGTCCACGGCGGAGGTGGCGTCGTCGAGCACCAGCAGGCGCGGGTCGGTGAGGAGGGCGCGGGCGAGCGCGACGCGCTGGCGCTGGCCACCGGAGAGGGTCAGTCCGTGCTCGCCGACGGTGGTGTCGTAGCCGTCGGGCAGTTCGGTGATGAACCGGTCGGCCTGGGCCGCCCGGGCGGCGGCCACGATCTGTTCCTCGGTCGCCTCCGGGCGGCCGTAGGCGATGTTGGCGCGCACGGTGTCGGAGAAGAGGAAGGAGTCCTCCGGGACCAGCCCGATCGCGGCCCGCAGCGACTCGGTGGTCAGCTCGCGCACGTCGTGCCCGCCGACGAGGACGGCGCCGCCGCCGACGTCGTAGAAGCGCGGCAGGAGCAGCGAGACGGTGGACTTGCCGGAGCCGGAGGCACCGACGACGGCGAGGGTCTCGCCGGGCCCGATCTCGAAGGACAGACCGTCGAGGACGGGGCGCTCCGGGTCGTAACCGAAGGAGACGTCGTCGAACTCGACGGTCGCGGGGGCGTCGGCGGGGAGCTCCTTGGTGCCGTCGGCGAGGGACGGCTCGGTGTCGATCAGTTCCAGGACGCGTTCGGTGCCGGCCCGCGCCTGCTGTCCGACGGTCAGTACGACGGCGAGCATCCTGACCGGGCCGACGAGCTGGGCGAGGTAGGTGGAGAAGGCGACGAAGGTGCCCAGCGTGATGTTGCCGCGTACGGCGAGCCAGCCGCCGAGCGCGAGCATCGCCACCTGGCCGAGGGCGGGGACGGCCTGGAGGGCCGGGGTGTACCGGGAGTTCAGCCGGATGGTCCGCAGCCGCCCGGCGAACAGCCGCCGGCCGACCTCGCGGAGCTTGCCCGTCTCCTGCTCCTCCTGCCCGAAGCCCTTCACCACGCGCACCCCGCTGACGGAGCCGTCGACCACTCCGGCGACGGCGGCCGCCTGGGCCTGCGCGTACCAGGTGGACGGGTGCAGCCGGGTGCGGCTGCGCTTGGCGATCCACCACAGGGCGGGGGCGACGGCGAGGGCGACGGCCGTGAGCGGCAGCGACAGGGACGCCATGATCACGAGGGAGATCACGAACAGCAGGATGTTGCCGATGGTCATCGGCAGCATGAAGAGCAGGCCCTGGATCAGCTGGAGGTCGCTGGTGGCCCGCCCGACGACCTGCCCGGTGGACAGCTCGTCCTGGCGGCGGCCGTCGAGCCGGGTGATCGTCCGGTACATCTCGGTCCGCAGGTCGTGCTGGACGTGCAGGGCGAGCCGGCCGCCGTAGTAGCGGCGGACGAAGGTGAGGGCGTAGACGACGGCCGCGGCGCCGATCAGGGCGCCCGCCCAGGGGGCCATGGCGCGGGTGTGGTCGCCGATCACGTCGTCGATGATCACC
Coding sequences within it:
- a CDS encoding ABC transporter ATP-binding protein, which codes for MTPQQGWARRLGAYAWRHPGDVVLALGSSLGGMAVMALVPLVTKVIIDDVIGDHTRAMAPWAGALIGAAAVVYALTFVRRYYGGRLALHVQHDLRTEMYRTITRLDGRRQDELSTGQVVGRATSDLQLIQGLLFMLPMTIGNILLFVISLVIMASLSLPLTAVALAVAPALWWIAKRSRTRLHPSTWYAQAQAAAVAGVVDGSVSGVRVVKGFGQEEQETGKLREVGRRLFAGRLRTIRLNSRYTPALQAVPALGQVAMLALGGWLAVRGNITLGTFVAFSTYLAQLVGPVRMLAVVLTVGQQARAGTERVLELIDTEPSLADGTKELPADAPATVEFDDVSFGYDPERPVLDGLSFEIGPGETLAVVGASGSGKSTVSLLLPRFYDVGGGAVLVGGHDVRELTTESLRAAIGLVPEDSFLFSDTVRANIAYGRPEATEEQIVAAARAAQADRFITELPDGYDTTVGEHGLTLSGGQRQRVALARALLTDPRLLVLDDATSAVDARVEHEIHEALAEVMRGRTTLLIAHRRSTLNLADRIAVLDGGRLADIGTHDELQRRSALYRRLLTDPDELGGVSPGHHPAAALRQDDTADTTVRAELDAEFDAEREVTPRLWTGDREPKDTALAGSPATPELLAQVEALPPADDVPDIDERRAVQPEESYGLRRLLRGFRTPLLISLALVAVDAGAGLLLPVLIRHGIDAGVTQAALGAVWASALLGLLAVTVQWAAQTGEIRMTGRTGERVLYSLRLKIFAQLQRLGLDYYERELTGRIMTRMTTDVDALSTFLQTGLVTAFVSVVTFFGIMGVLLVIDVQLALIVFTTLPPLIIATYFFRRASVKAYELARERISAVNADLQESVSGLRIVQAFGRERLGNRRFAERSDGYRAARIRGQWLISVYFPFVQFLASSAAAAVLVVGGIRVDNGTLTTGALVAYLLYIDLFFAPVQQLSQVFDGYQQASVSLGRIQELLREPASTQDAAKPLGVPSLRGQVVFEDVDFAYGDEEEALSGIDLRIPAGQTVAFVGETGAGKSTLVKLVARFYDPTGGRVTVDGTDLRDLDITAYRHRLGVVPQEAYLFPGTIRDAIAYGRPDASDAEVEAAARAVGAHEMIATLEGGYLHEVAERGRNLSAGQRQLIALARAELVDPDILLLDEATAALDLATEAQVNQATDRLAGRRTTLVVAHRLTTAARADRVVVMDRGRVAEDGTHDELLARDGRYAALWRTFVGEAEPEEPVGAGR